The genomic stretch CCTCAAGCAGCAGCGCCTCCTGGCCGTCGCGCCGAGGATGCCGACGGCGGAAGACCTGGAGGGCATCCTGCGGGCGTCCCTGCACAACGGGGAGGGATAAAGCTTTCCTGGGGAGGAGGGGAGGGGATTCTTGCCCAGGCCGGTCCCCGGGCGCGTTCAATAGGCGGGAGGTACGCCATGAACGACAACGACGACCGCCAGGATCATCCGCAGGAGGACACGGGCACCCCGACCGAGCACGGCCGCTGGACCCCCGAGGTCTCGGAGGCGGCCGACCGCGAGATGCGCGAGCTGCTCCGCGAGGACCCCGGAACCGAGCCCGCGACGGAGGGGGTGGACAAGTCCGACCTCAGCCTGCCGAGGGAACGGAGGCCTGTGGATCACTGACCGTGGGGAGTTCACCCAGAATGTATCCCCCCGCCACCTCCCGGTAACGCCGCACCTGCTCCCCCGCCCACGCCGCGTCCTTCCCGAGTTCCTCGGCGAGGAGGGCGGCGGCGCGCGGGGCGGCCTCGATGCTCGCCCGGGCGTTCAGCAGCAGGGCGCGGGTGCGCCGGGCGAGCAGGTCCTCGACGGTGCGTGCCCCCTCACAGCGGATGCCCCAGCGCAGTTCGGCCTCGGTGTAGGGCAACTCGGGGTGGAGGAGCCGGTCGGCGCCGGGCAAGGCCTGTACCCGCTCGGCGTCGCTGCCGTAGACCTTCCAGTGGTCGGGGCGCTCCTCCCGCGACCAGCCATGCAGGTGCAGGCCGGGCGTCACGCTCAGGCGCTCCGGCAGACCCGCCAGCCGCTCGGCCCGGTCCACGGTGTCCTCCCCCATGCGGCGGTAGGTCGTCCACTTGCCGCCCGTGAGGGTGATCAGGCCGCCCGGCGAGACCCGGATCACGTGGTCGCGCGAGAGGGCCGCCGTCGAGCCCACCCCGTCGGTCTTCTCGTTCTTCACCAGGGGCCGCAGCCCGGCGAACACGCTGCGGACATCCGCCCGGGTGGGGGCGGGGTCCAGGTAGCGCCCGGCGGTGCTCAGGATGAACGCGATCTCCTCCTCCAGCGGGCGAGGGTCGGGGCTGGCCTCGGGGACCGGCGTGTCGGTCGTGCCGATCACCACATGGTCGTGCCAGGGCACCGCGAACAGCACCCGCCCGTCGTCCGTGCGCGGAATCATGATCGCGCTGTCGCCCGGCAGGAAACGGCGGTCCACCACGACGTGCGCCCCCTGGCTGGGGGAGAGCATGGGCTTTACCCCGGGGTCCTCCATCCGCCGGATCTCGTCCACCCACACACCCGTCGCGTTCACCACCGCCCGCGCCCGCACCTCGTACTCGCCGCCCGTCTCGGCGTCGTGGAAGCGGGCGCCCACCACCTTGCCGTCCTCCTTCAACAGCCCGGTCACCGGCGCGTAGTTCAGGGCCACGCCGCCGTGATCCTCCAGGGTCCGCAGCAGGGTGACCGCGAGCCGCGCGTCGTCGAACTGGCCGTCGAAGTAGAGGATGCCGCCCTTGAGTCCCTCCGTCTGGAGGGTGGGGGTGCGCTCCAGCGCGGCGTCCCGGCCCAGGTACTTGCTGGTCCCCAGGTTGAGCCGCCCGGCGAGGAGGTCGTACAGCTTCAGGCCCACCCCGTAGTACGGCCCGGCCCACCAGTCGTAGGCGGGCACCACGAAGCCCAGGTCGCGGACGAGGTGGGGGGCGTTGCGCCGCAGCAGCCCGCGCTCGCGCAGCGCCTCGCGCACCAGCGACACGTTGCCCTGCGCCAGGTACCGCACGCCCCCGTGCACGAGCTTCGTCGAGCGGCTGCTCGTGCCCGCCGCGTAGTCGCGCCCCTCCAGCAGCAGCGTCCGGTGCCCCCGCGAGGCGGCCTCCACGGCGGTGCCCAGCCCCGAGGCTCCCCCCCCGATCACGAGGACATCCCAGGTGGTGGGGGCGGTGGCGGCGACGAGGGCGGCGGGGCGGGGGTCCTGGGGCATGGGGGTCCTTTCGGGGGGAGGGGGTCAACGTGGGGGGCGGTGGCAATCATCCGGACGCCCCCGGGTTTCAACGTTTATAGGCGAAAATGTACTCGGTGCGCAGCTGCTGCACGAACCGCCCGGAAGGATCGAGGGCCAGGAGGGAGCGCCGCACGTCCGCCTCGAAGGCGTCCGCGTGCTCACCCAGCAGGGCCCGGCTGGCAAACGAGGTCGAGAAGAGTTCGCCCACGATGGTGTCCACCTCCACCTCACGCGACCAGCGGTGTTCTCCCGCCGTGACGTCCACGAGCCGTGAACGGGAGAGGGCCCGACGTTCGGCGCCTTCCTCGGCCATGAACGGGCCGGTTCGGGTCCGCCGCCGTGGTCCGAGCCAGCGAACGAGACTCTCCCGCACGGCGCGTTCCCAGGCGTCTGTCCCGGTCCAGATGCCCCCCGGATGGCCCAGGATCGCCACGCCGCCACTGGACAGCAGGTCGTAGGCCTTGCCCAGCACCTCGTCCTGGCGCATCCAGTGAAACGCGTTGCCCAGGGTCACCAGGCGGAAATGCCCCAGCTCCCCGGAGATGGCCTCGGCGGGCAGGCAAAGCCACCGGATGTTGGCGATCCCCGCGCGGGCACTCTGCCGCCCCGCCTCGGCGATCATCTCGGGGCTGACGTCGAGCCCGACCACTTCCTCAAAATTCGCGTGCAGCGGGCGGGCCACCTCGCCGGTGCCGCATCCGAGGTCGAGCAGCCGCCCGCTGCCGTCCAGGGTGAAGGCGGCCCGCAGGTGCCCGAGCACCGCGTCCGGGTAGCCGGGGCGGTAACGGGCATAGTACGGGGCAGTGCCCGCGAACAGATCGCTCATTTCGAGTTGAGCCTACCCCGGCATGACCCCGGCAGGGGCTTCAGCTCCCGACCGTTTCCCCCTCCTCCCACGCCCGGCTGCGCTCCACCGCCCGGCGCCAGCGGTGCAGCCGCTCCCCACGCTCGGCCTCTTCCATCCGGGGCTCGAAGACGCGGTCCACCTGCCAGCGGCGGGTAATGTCCCCGGTGTCCTGCCAGTAGCCCACCGCCAGCCCGGCCAGCGAGGCGGCCCCCAGCGCGGTCGTCTCGGTCACCCGGGGCCGCACGACGGGCAAGCCCAGCAGGTCGGCCTGGAACTGCATCAGGAGGTTGTTCGTACTCGCGCCGCCGTCCACCCGCAGCTCGCGCAGGGGCGCGTGGCTGTCCTGCCCCATCGCGGCGAGGAGATCGGCCGACTGGTAGGCGATGGATTCGAGCGCCGCGCGGGCGATGTGCGCCGCCGTCGTGCCCCGCGTCATCCCGACCAGCGTGCCCCGCGCGTAGGGGTCCCAGTACGGCGCCCCCAGCCCCACGAAGGCGGGCACCAGGACCACCCCCCCCGAGGACGGCACGCTCGTCGCCAGCGCCTCGACCTCGCCGCTCTCGCGGATGATGCCCAGCCCGTCGCGCAGCCACTGCACGACCGCGCCCGCCACGAAGACGCTGCCCTCCAGCGCGTAGGTCCGCTCGCCGCCCAGTTGCCAGGCGACCGTGGTGAGCAGCCGGTTGGCGCTGGGGACCGCCCCCGGCCCCGTATTCATCAGCATGAAGCAGCCGGTGCCGTAGGTGTTCTTCGCCATACCCGGCGTCAGGCACGCCTGCCCGAAGGTCGCCGCCTGCTGGTCCCCCGCGATCCCCGCGATGGGGATGCGGGCGCCGAACAGCCCCTCGGCGGTCGTCCCGTACACCTCGCTGCTGCTCCTCACCTCCGGCAGCAGGGCGCGCGGCACGTCCAGCAGGCCCAGCAGCTCGTCGTCCCAGTCCCCGGTGTGGATGTTGTACAGCAGCGTGCGGCTGGCATTCGTCGCGTCGGTGAGGTGCAGCTCCCCGCCGGTCAGGTGGTACACCAGCCACGAGTCCACAGTGCCGAAGGCGAGGTCGCCCCGCTCGGCCCGCGCGCGCGCCCCCTCCACGTGGTCCAGAATCCAGCGCACCTTCGTCCCGCTGAAGTAGGCGTCGAGGAGGAGGCCGGTCTTCTCCCGGAAGGTGTTCTCGTGCCCCCGCGCCCGCAGCTCCTCGCACAGGCCAGCGGTGCGGCGGTCCTGCCACACGATGGCGGGATAGACCGGCTCGCCCGTGCGGCGGTCCCACACGATCACCGTCTCGCGCTGGTTGGTGATGCCGATGGCGGCAATGTCAGCGGCTCGCAGCCCCGCCCGGGTCATCGCCTCCTGGGCCACGCCGCTCTGGGTACTCCAGATTTCCAGCGGGTCGTGTTCCACCCAGCCCGGGCGCGGGAAACGCTGCGTAAACTCCTTCTGCGCGGCGGAGCGCACCCCGCCCTCCCGGTCAAACACGATGGCGCGGCTGCTCGTGGTGCCCTGGTCCAGGGCGAGGATGTACTGGGACATGGCGACTCCTTCTGCCAGGAGTCTAAAAGGGAAAGAGGTTTGGGGGTGCGGCAACAGAAGAGCGGTGGACGGGCTCCCGCTCCCATCCACCGCCCCACGACGGGTTGCGCTCAGTCGTCCGAACTCGTGCCCGCGCTGCTGCCGCTCAGGCCGGCGGCGCCCATCATCTGCTGGCTCTCAGCGTAGGCCTCGGGCAGGGGAGGGGCGAGCTGGGGTTCCTGGCCCCTGGGCTGGGCGGCGACCACACGGAATTCCCCCAGGCCGTCGAGCGAGGGGCCCTGGGTGAAGCGGCCCATGGGGGGCTGCACGCCCTCGATCCCGGTGAAGACGTAGTCGTAGCTCACCTCGCGCAGCTCCTCCTGCACCGGGAAGGAGTTGGGGATGGGCAGCGTGCCCGGGTGCCCGCCGAGTTCCTCGATCACGGCGAGCCACTGCTGCTGGTGCATGGTGTCGCGGGCGATCAGGAAGCGCAGCATGTCCTTCATGCCGGGGTCGTCGGTGAGTTCGAAGAGGCGGCAGGCGAGCGCGCGGCCCGTCGCCTCGGCGGTCACGTTGGAGTACATGTCGGCGGCGATGTTGCCGCTCGCGTACACGTGCGAGCCGTCGAAGGGCACCCCGTTCGCGTCGGCGGCCAGGGCGGCCAGGCCCGCCGAGAGGTACTGCCGGGGGTCGCCCCCGCCCATCACGGCCTCGACCAGAGGATTGGCCCGCGCGGCGGCCTCCTGCACCGCGCCCGGCGCCCCCTCCAGGTTCATCGCCACGGCGGTCGCCAGCATCTCGATGTGGGCGATCTCCTCGGTGCCGGTCGCCAGCAGCATGTCGCGGTACTTCTTGGGGCCGCGCGACCCGAACGCCTGGAAGAGGTACTGGAGACACACCCGTATCTCGCCCTCGACCCCGCCGATGGCCTGCTGGAGCGCCCGCGCGAAGCGGGGATCGGGAGTTTCGACACGCACGGGATACTGGAGCTTGCCGTCGTAATAGAACATCTTTCCCCTCCTGGTCCTGCAAAATCGGGCTCTGCCGCATTGGAACACCCGGGCCGGGCCAGGCTGTGAGCGCCGCCTTGAGTGGGGCGTAGCCAAGGCTTCATGCCCTGCCCCTTTTGTCTGGGCGACGCTTTACCCCGGCCTCATGGGTGCCCCGGCGGTCACCTTGAGGAAGCGTTGACCCTCTCCGGGCTTTACCCGAGTCGCGTCAAACTCACCCCCCAGGCCCGAAAGACTCTGCTCGGAGGCGGACATGGTGAAACTCAAACCCCTGAACGAGCAGGTCATGGTGATCACCGGCGCGTCGAGCGGGATCGGGCTCACGACCGCGCGGATGGCGGCCAAGGGGGGCGCCCGGCTGGTCCTCGCCGCCCGCAGCGAGGAGGCCCTGCGCCAGCTCACCCGGGAGATCGGGAGATCGTGGACGGGGGCGGGGAGGCGACCTACGCCGTCACCGATGTGAGCCGGGAGGAGGACGTGCGGCGCCTGGCGGACCTGGCGCTCTCGACCTTCGGCACCTTCGACACCTGGGTGAACAACGCGGGCGTGGGCCTGTACGGCACCCTGGAGGAGCTGGAGGTGGGGGACATGCGCCGCCTCTTCGAGGTCAACTTCTGGGGCGTGGTGTACGGCTCGCGGGTGGCGGCGGCGTACCTGAAGGGACCCGGCGGCGCGCTCATCAACATGGGGAGCGTCGCCTCCGAGCAGACCATCCCGCTCCAGGCGCTGTACTCCGCGACCAAGCACGCCGTCAAGGCCTTCACCGACGGCCTGCGGATGGAATTGGAACACGAGGGAGCGCCCGTCGCCGTCACGCTGATCAAGCCGGGACCCATCGACACCCCCTTCCCGCTGAACGCCCGCAACTACCTGAACGCCGAGCCGCAGCACGTGCCGCCCGTGTACGCCCCCGAGACGGTCGCCCGGGCGGTCCTGCGGGCCGCGACCACCCCGACCCGCGAACTCTTCGTGGGCGGCGGTGGCCGCGGCATGGCCGCCTTTGGCGAGTTTGCCCCGGGCATGACCGAGCGGGGCATGGCCGCCACCGTCATCTCCCGGACCCACAGCGACAAGCCCCCGCTGCCCCGCGAGCGCAACGCCCTCGACCACCCCTCGGAGCGCCTCGCTGAACGCGGGGATTACCCCGGACAGGTGCGGGAGACGAGTGCCTACACTGCCGCGGCGTCGCGCTTCGGGCAGATCGGGGCAGGCCTGCTCGTGGCGGGCCTGGCCGCCGCCCTGTGGCGCCTCTCGCGGCGGCCCTGAGGGCGGGGAAAGTCTCTTAACGTTCTTTTTATGAATATGGCGGAATCTGCCGTTGGCCCCGGCCACCCCTTAGCATTTCGGGATAGGCCCGGCGTGATTCCAGACTCCCCCGTTTCCCCCCAGCTCGACCCGGCGGCGCTGCTCGACGGCCTGCCGGACCCCTTCTTCGCGGTGGACGGGGGGTGGCGCTTCACGCTGGTCAACCGCCGCGCGGCGGCGCTCCTGGGGGTCACGCCCGCCGACCTGCTGGGGCGCGTCCTGTGGGACTGCTTTTCCGGGGCGCCGGAGACCGAGTACCGCCGGGTGATGCAGACGCGCCAGGGCTGCCAGTTCGACCTGCACGACCCGGCGCTGGGCCTGTGGCTGGAGGTGCGGGCCTTTCCCCACGCGGACGGCATCGCGGTCCATTTCCGCGACGTCACCGACCGCCGGCTGCTCGATGAGCGCCGCGAGGCCCTGCTCCTCGCCACCCAGGCGCTGGCCGGGGCGGGCAGTGTGGCGGAGGCCGCCGGGGTCGTCTTCGGGACCGCGGGGCGCGTGCTGGGGGCGTCGGGCGGCACCCTCTGGCAACTGAACGGCGAGAGGCTGGAACCCTGGGAGGGGGAGGAGGCCCCCCTGCCCGTGGGCGCCGCCTCGCCGGTCGCGCGG from Deinococcus aerius encodes the following:
- a CDS encoding glycerol-3-phosphate dehydrogenase/oxidase codes for the protein MPQDPRPAALVAATAPTTWDVLVIGGGASGLGTAVEAASRGHRTLLLEGRDYAAGTSSRSTKLVHGGVRYLAQGNVSLVREALRERGLLRRNAPHLVRDLGFVVPAYDWWAGPYYGVGLKLYDLLAGRLNLGTSKYLGRDAALERTPTLQTEGLKGGILYFDGQFDDARLAVTLLRTLEDHGGVALNYAPVTGLLKEDGKVVGARFHDAETGGEYEVRARAVVNATGVWVDEIRRMEDPGVKPMLSPSQGAHVVVDRRFLPGDSAIMIPRTDDGRVLFAVPWHDHVVIGTTDTPVPEASPDPRPLEEEIAFILSTAGRYLDPAPTRADVRSVFAGLRPLVKNEKTDGVGSTAALSRDHVIRVSPGGLITLTGGKWTTYRRMGEDTVDRAERLAGLPERLSVTPGLHLHGWSREERPDHWKVYGSDAERVQALPGADRLLHPELPYTEAELRWGIRCEGARTVEDLLARRTRALLLNARASIEAAPRAAALLAEELGKDAAWAGEQVRRYREVAGGYILGELPTVSDPQASVPSAG
- a CDS encoding class I SAM-dependent methyltransferase, whose amino-acid sequence is MSDLFAGTAPYYARYRPGYPDAVLGHLRAAFTLDGSGRLLDLGCGTGEVARPLHANFEEVVGLDVSPEMIAEAGRQSARAGIANIRWLCLPAEAISGELGHFRLVTLGNAFHWMRQDEVLGKAYDLLSSGGVAILGHPGGIWTGTDAWERAVRESLVRWLGPRRRTRTGPFMAEEGAERRALSRSRLVDVTAGEHRWSREVEVDTIVGELFSTSFASRALLGEHADAFEADVRRSLLALDPSGRFVQQLRTEYIFAYKR
- the glpK gene encoding glycerol kinase GlpK, with product MSQYILALDQGTTSSRAIVFDREGGVRSAAQKEFTQRFPRPGWVEHDPLEIWSTQSGVAQEAMTRAGLRAADIAAIGITNQRETVIVWDRRTGEPVYPAIVWQDRRTAGLCEELRARGHENTFREKTGLLLDAYFSGTKVRWILDHVEGARARAERGDLAFGTVDSWLVYHLTGGELHLTDATNASRTLLYNIHTGDWDDELLGLLDVPRALLPEVRSSSEVYGTTAEGLFGARIPIAGIAGDQQAATFGQACLTPGMAKNTYGTGCFMLMNTGPGAVPSANRLLTTVAWQLGGERTYALEGSVFVAGAVVQWLRDGLGIIRESGEVEALATSVPSSGGVVLVPAFVGLGAPYWDPYARGTLVGMTRGTTAAHIARAALESIAYQSADLLAAMGQDSHAPLRELRVDGGASTNNLLMQFQADLLGLPVVRPRVTETTALGAASLAGLAVGYWQDTGDITRRWQVDRVFEPRMEEAERGERLHRWRRAVERSRAWEEGETVGS
- a CDS encoding manganese catalase family protein, which translates into the protein MFYYDGKLQYPVRVETPDPRFARALQQAIGGVEGEIRVCLQYLFQAFGSRGPKKYRDMLLATGTEEIAHIEMLATAVAMNLEGAPGAVQEAAARANPLVEAVMGGGDPRQYLSAGLAALAADANGVPFDGSHVYASGNIAADMYSNVTAEATGRALACRLFELTDDPGMKDMLRFLIARDTMHQQQWLAVIEELGGHPGTLPIPNSFPVQEELREVSYDYVFTGIEGVQPPMGRFTQGPSLDGLGEFRVVAAQPRGQEPQLAPPLPEAYAESQQMMGAAGLSGSSAGTSSDD
- a CDS encoding SDR family NAD(P)-dependent oxidoreductase, whose amino-acid sequence is MVKLKPLNEQVMVITGASSGIGLTTARMAAKGGARLVLAARSEEALRQLTREIGRSWTGAGRRPTPSPM
- a CDS encoding SDR family oxidoreductase; protein product: MDGGGEATYAVTDVSREEDVRRLADLALSTFGTFDTWVNNAGVGLYGTLEELEVGDMRRLFEVNFWGVVYGSRVAAAYLKGPGGALINMGSVASEQTIPLQALYSATKHAVKAFTDGLRMELEHEGAPVAVTLIKPGPIDTPFPLNARNYLNAEPQHVPPVYAPETVARAVLRAATTPTRELFVGGGGRGMAAFGEFAPGMTERGMAATVISRTHSDKPPLPRERNALDHPSERLAERGDYPGQVRETSAYTAAASRFGQIGAGLLVAGLAAALWRLSRRP